CTCCGTGAAGACGGCACCTACCAGCCGGCTGCCAACGGCGTCGGTGTTCCCGGTTCCAATACGGTTTTGATCCCTGCTTGTACGCTTGCTTCCAATAAATTGCGTTGGGAAGACTTCCGTGCGACAGTGGGACCGGTATTTGCCGTGAGGATGACACAGCTTGTCGTCGATCAACGCGGTACCCAGTTCCAGTATATGCTGAACTCCAAGCCCGGCGTTATCAGCAATCCCTATGACTACAAGAGAGTGATCAACAAGCCGGAGGATTATGTCTATGAGCCGGGCAATAAACGCTATCCTGCCTGGGGAGCGGAAGTGATGTATTACGCCGAGTTCTTCCAGCTCAACTCTCCGTCTCCTGAACGCATGGTCGGCATGAACTGGGGACAGTTGAAGAATCCCGTGTTTTCCCGGAATCTCGTTTTCAGACGATAATGGTTGTGAAGTCATCGACGAAAAGAACGTATTAAGATTGTTTTTTGCTCCTATAACCTATGAAAAATATTATTTTCAAGAGTGTCCGCCGAGGTTTTACTTTGGTCGAACTGATGGCAGCCATGGCCATTACCAGTATCCTGATTGTGGTGATTGTTTCTCTGACGGCACGCGGGATTGATATCTGGCGCATGGTCATTCAGGATGTCCGTACGACGGGCCAGGCAAGAATGGCTATGGATACCATGATGCAGGATTTGGAATCCATGC
This is a stretch of genomic DNA from Akkermansia sp. N21116. It encodes these proteins:
- a CDS encoding prepilin-type N-terminal cleavage/methylation domain-containing protein, whose translation is MKPKSHKGFTLTETVLAIGIVGVLLVVFVAMFFPARRSVQAALTIQESDRIVKTLTSELNTVRPDERAASNVRISTRYKYTSAFDKAFYWMLFTSKPETTILIYNYRGDLNKPLREDGTYQPAANGVGVPGSNTVLIPACTLASNKLRWEDFRATVGPVFAVRMTQLVVDQRGTQFQYMLNSKPGVISNPYDYKRVINKPEDYVYEPGNKRYPAWGAEVMYYAEFFQLNSPSPERMVGMNWGQLKNPVFSRNLVFRR